One genomic region from Leptospira tipperaryensis encodes:
- a CDS encoding Gldg family protein, translating into MKESILFRIFPWISLASLFLYFPVRDSIQTPGTRWLWLGFVLAVLVLEPVFRFIRKKNIKEEWNSYLSAGLGLLAFGIYHLRVFLEDLALKSSGSHSGNERFREILLVLLVLSVVGFLILTLLKELGKDSAGAQSVLKTSKQALVRYFILNLAIVFVALVIINYISVMRNHNFDLSSKGQYSFGPTAVKILKSVNREVEVIAFYPRPLENSSASDKANSFSLRRIRPDLEIYLDQLQSLSPQFKVRFINADVELDDLGEFGQVSNGLILVRTKKPFFNDGKQYAEQRLSIKEKNDLEDLERKLVQAVVNITTEEKNIYFTQSNGERFSPIFQNLPNEKVGILTNSLSFLNFKVKGLGIAEGWPGRIPQDADVLVIAGPTVTYSKEARDAVLDFIEQKKGKVFITIEPKGTENFDWLLEKSGYEFAKGPLSQIPSQPGIIVAKSFRKHPIEETLTRKDMGAMFPFGGFFLPKAVSSPGSQSLESFPLMESGGESILDKNNNGKIDTGEDKRNVILGLILKSAAKKEGAPNAAKTETNPTSGLVPGLSPEPETPSPIANTESKGEGRAVIFSGTSWITDQFISYGTNYELATSAITWMYQDLSLSSIQPKKEEVNTVSLTDTQKRIVWILGMFFFPGLIALVSSIVLIRKKRNEGEEF; encoded by the coding sequence ATGAAAGAATCCATTTTATTCAGAATTTTTCCTTGGATTTCACTCGCTTCTCTTTTCTTATACTTTCCGGTTCGAGATAGTATTCAGACGCCCGGAACTCGTTGGCTCTGGTTGGGTTTTGTATTGGCGGTTCTCGTCCTCGAACCCGTTTTTAGATTTATTCGTAAGAAAAATATAAAAGAAGAATGGAATTCGTATCTTTCCGCGGGTCTTGGTTTGCTCGCGTTTGGAATCTATCATCTTCGAGTTTTTCTGGAAGACCTTGCCTTAAAGTCGAGCGGCTCTCACTCGGGAAACGAACGTTTTAGGGAAATTCTTCTCGTGTTGCTCGTTCTTTCCGTGGTCGGGTTTTTGATTCTTACCTTATTGAAAGAATTGGGAAAGGATTCCGCCGGAGCGCAGAGCGTTCTTAAAACTTCCAAACAAGCTTTGGTTCGATATTTCATCTTGAATCTTGCGATCGTCTTCGTTGCATTGGTGATTATAAATTACATTTCCGTAATGCGAAATCACAACTTCGATCTGAGTTCAAAGGGACAATATTCCTTCGGTCCGACCGCGGTGAAAATTTTAAAAAGTGTAAATCGAGAAGTCGAAGTGATCGCGTTTTATCCAAGACCTCTGGAGAATTCGTCTGCGAGTGATAAGGCGAACTCTTTTTCGCTTAGAAGGATTCGTCCCGATTTAGAAATTTATCTCGATCAGTTACAATCCTTGAGCCCTCAATTTAAGGTTCGTTTTATCAACGCGGACGTTGAGTTGGACGACTTGGGAGAATTCGGTCAGGTTTCCAACGGTCTCATTCTCGTGAGAACTAAAAAACCTTTCTTCAACGATGGAAAACAATACGCGGAGCAAAGGCTTTCGATCAAAGAAAAAAACGATCTCGAAGACTTGGAAAGAAAACTTGTACAAGCGGTTGTGAACATCACGACGGAAGAAAAGAATATATATTTTACTCAATCGAACGGAGAACGATTTTCTCCGATCTTTCAAAATCTTCCGAACGAGAAGGTAGGAATTCTAACCAATTCTCTTAGTTTTCTCAACTTCAAAGTAAAAGGTCTGGGAATCGCGGAAGGTTGGCCTGGAAGAATTCCGCAAGACGCGGACGTTCTCGTGATCGCGGGGCCGACCGTAACTTATTCGAAAGAAGCGCGTGATGCGGTTTTGGATTTTATCGAACAAAAAAAAGGAAAGGTTTTCATCACGATCGAACCGAAGGGAACTGAAAACTTCGATTGGCTTCTTGAAAAATCAGGTTATGAGTTTGCAAAGGGTCCGCTTTCTCAGATCCCAAGCCAGCCGGGGATCATCGTTGCTAAGTCCTTTCGAAAACATCCGATCGAAGAAACTCTGACTCGGAAAGATATGGGAGCGATGTTTCCGTTCGGAGGATTTTTCCTTCCGAAAGCCGTTTCCAGTCCCGGAAGTCAATCTTTGGAATCGTTTCCTCTGATGGAATCCGGCGGAGAATCGATTCTCGATAAAAATAATAACGGTAAAATCGATACCGGAGAAGATAAGAGAAACGTAATACTCGGTTTGATTCTCAAAAGCGCGGCTAAAAAAGAAGGAGCGCCAAACGCCGCAAAGACGGAAACCAATCCGACATCGGGACTCGTTCCCGGACTCAGTCCTGAACCCGAAACTCCCTCCCCGATTGCCAACACGGAGTCGAAAGGAGAAGGACGTGCGGTAATTTTTTCCGGAACTTCTTGGATTACGGATCAATTCATTTCTTACGGAACGAATTACGAACTTGCAACTTCGGCCATTACTTGGATGTATCAAGATCTTTCTCTTTCTTCAATCCAACCCAAAAAAGAAGAAGTAAATACCGTTTCTCTTACGGACACACAAAAGAGGATCGTCTGGATTTTAGGAATGTTTTTCTTTCCGGGTTTGATCGCGCTCGTTTCTTCCATCGTTTTGATACGTAAAAAAAGAAACGAAGGAGAAGAATTTTGA
- a CDS encoding ABC transporter permease codes for MFQNIKWIFFKEVKVFFGTFMAPLVFGGTAFLNSLFVLILNFNAGTNYVDTTVITFLSFMSTIIIAMLILSMGSITEERNRGTLEFLFTAPITDLEIVAGKFTFGALICLLIAVFVNGLFPIFLYSFWKAPIYIVVSGTIGVFLLGIFSFAVGLFGSSLGKNQMTSLLISIVIILTLWVSGYFSYLFDSVTRKILYHLHIFSHFIGFCKGVLPLNGIVFFVSGTLFFLYLTVKVLESRRWRG; via the coding sequence ATGTTCCAAAATATCAAATGGATTTTTTTTAAAGAAGTGAAAGTGTTCTTCGGAACGTTTATGGCTCCGTTGGTTTTCGGCGGAACCGCTTTCTTGAATTCTCTTTTCGTGCTCATTTTAAATTTTAACGCGGGTACGAACTACGTAGATACGACCGTGATTACATTTCTTTCCTTCATGTCCACGATCATCATTGCGATGTTGATCCTGTCGATGGGAAGTATCACGGAAGAAAGAAACCGAGGCACTCTCGAATTTCTTTTTACGGCTCCGATCACGGATCTTGAAATTGTGGCCGGTAAATTTACCTTCGGCGCTTTGATTTGTCTTTTGATCGCAGTCTTTGTAAACGGATTGTTTCCGATCTTCTTATATTCTTTTTGGAAAGCTCCGATTTACATCGTGGTTTCCGGAACGATCGGAGTTTTTCTTTTGGGAATTTTTTCTTTCGCGGTTGGACTTTTTGGAAGTAGCCTCGGTAAGAATCAGATGACTTCTCTTCTGATTTCCATCGTGATCATTTTGACGCTCTGGGTTTCGGGTTATTTCTCTTATCTTTTTGATTCGGTGACTCGAAAGATTCTTTATCACCTTCATATTTTTTCCCATTTTATCGGGTTTTGTAAAGGAGTTCTCCCTTTGAACGGTATCGTTTTCTTTGTCAGTGGAACATTATTCTTTCTTTATCTTACTGTGAAAGTTTTGGAATCTAGGAGGTGGAGAGGATGA
- a CDS encoding ABC transporter ATP-binding protein — translation MIKVKNLSKFYGKKLAIDRLNFELGEGEIVGLLGLNGAGKTTTIRILTGYLIASDGICEIDGTNTFENPLEVKKKIGYLPETPPLYPELSVEDYLKFAARIKQVPIESIDFEIARVCERTNLKDVRRNNIETLSLGFRKRVGIAQALLGNPRIIILDEPVSGLDPKQIVEIRNLIHSLKEGHTILLSSHILPEVYKTCTRFLFLHKGRMVYQRDRKQLEEEMEKLSGLEVTLSGTDPESGKKYLSSLPGVIADKTQALGEDAKGNTFLVSTSTEKEFKEKLFASASSSPRLEYIRKQEVTLEQIFMNQV, via the coding sequence ATGATCAAAGTCAAAAACCTATCTAAATTCTATGGTAAAAAACTCGCCATAGACCGTCTGAATTTTGAATTGGGAGAAGGGGAGATTGTCGGACTTCTCGGCTTGAACGGCGCGGGAAAAACGACAACGATCCGAATTCTCACCGGATATCTAATCGCCTCCGATGGAATCTGTGAGATCGACGGAACCAACACGTTTGAAAATCCCCTCGAAGTAAAAAAGAAAATCGGATATCTTCCGGAAACTCCGCCTCTTTATCCGGAGTTGTCCGTCGAAGATTATCTCAAATTCGCGGCGCGGATCAAACAGGTTCCTATCGAATCGATTGATTTTGAGATAGCGAGGGTATGCGAAAGAACGAACTTAAAAGACGTTCGAAGAAATAATATCGAAACTCTTTCGCTTGGTTTTCGTAAAAGAGTTGGAATCGCACAAGCGCTTTTGGGAAATCCTCGGATCATTATCTTGGACGAACCCGTTTCCGGACTTGATCCGAAACAGATCGTTGAAATCAGAAATTTAATTCATTCCTTGAAAGAAGGACATACGATTCTTCTTTCGAGTCATATTCTTCCCGAAGTTTATAAAACCTGCACGCGTTTTCTTTTTCTTCATAAGGGAAGAATGGTTTATCAAAGAGATAGAAAACAACTCGAAGAAGAAATGGAAAAACTTTCCGGATTGGAAGTAACCCTTTCCGGAACCGATCCGGAATCCGGTAAGAAATATCTTTCCTCTCTTCCGGGAGTGATCGCCGATAAGACGCAGGCGCTCGGAGAAGATGCGAAAGGAAATACCTTTCTTGTTTCTACATCAACGGAAAAAGAATTTAAAGAGAAACTCTTTGCGTCGGCGTCCTCCTCTCCTCGTCTGGAATACATCCGCAAACAGGAAGTTACGTTAGAACAGATTTTTATGAATCAGGTTTAA
- a CDS encoding DoxX family membrane protein, whose product MKILDLFFRFTLGGVFLAFGINKFITFIPSPPMLPHAARFISALLETGYLWQILGIMEIIGGALVVSGRWTALGLLVLVPIVVNIVSYLLILQSGIGFPPFVMSAFLLSAGFYLAYRRKESYLHFFRELESDSNRE is encoded by the coding sequence ATGAAAATCTTAGACCTTTTCTTTCGATTCACACTCGGAGGGGTGTTTCTGGCGTTTGGAATCAACAAATTTATCACGTTTATCCCCTCGCCTCCAATGCTTCCTCATGCTGCCCGCTTCATCAGCGCGTTGTTGGAAACTGGTTATCTCTGGCAAATTCTCGGGATCATGGAAATCATCGGAGGAGCCTTGGTGGTTTCTGGAAGATGGACCGCGCTCGGTCTTTTGGTTTTGGTTCCGATTGTCGTGAATATCGTTTCTTATCTTTTGATTTTACAATCGGGAATCGGCTTTCCCCCGTTTGTGATGAGCGCGTTCTTATTGAGCGCTGGCTTTTATTTAGCGTATCGTCGGAAAGAATCTTACCTACATTTCTTTCGAGAATTAGAATCCGATTCAAACAGAGAGTAA
- a CDS encoding AMP-dependent synthetase/ligase, whose product MSNANFENYKNLAQLFRDSIQTNKNEKSFLTKNSKGIFEGPTYGELYEDALSLASYLIEKCGLKPQENVAIIADNRLEWIKTDLAVLFSGAADVPRGSDATIQDMEYILSHADCRIVFLENQNVYKKLNAIRDKLPKLEFVILIEGTPEIFREGKTLSFRKILEEGTQLSKQKVLSRIDEIESEDLLTLIYTSGTTGNPKGVMLTHANILSQIRNIPLGLKREDKILSILPVWHIFERIFEIVSITFGCKTYYTNIRSLKEDLQIVKPTFMASAPRLWESIFQGIQSKLQGMEGVSKLLFLAALKTNRTRYRHGSVLKNLKLKMLPDSLAISFIKKLYSFLIFSIVTVPAKLLDRIVLKKVRQATGGNLKASVSGGGALPEHVDELFNSIGIPVLEGYGLTETSPILSMRTPEELIVGTVGKIFPQTEIRIVDINTGKNIYPGSNPFGKKGELIVRGPQVMKGYYKNLEATEKVLQDGWFKTGDLAVLTANFCLKIVGRIKETIVLSNGENLEPVPIEAKLQESPFIESCMVVGQDKKFPGVLVVPNFQNLKEYGGDLAAICKHPEVKTLIRTEISKMISDQNGFKSFERIGGFSLLDRSWEKGEELTAKLSLKRFLITEKYSKQIDQIYENGK is encoded by the coding sequence ATGTCCAATGCAAACTTTGAGAATTATAAAAATCTCGCTCAGTTGTTTCGAGATTCGATTCAGACTAACAAAAACGAAAAATCATTTCTAACGAAGAATTCAAAGGGAATCTTTGAAGGCCCGACCTATGGAGAACTCTACGAAGACGCTTTGTCTTTGGCTTCTTACTTGATCGAAAAATGCGGTTTAAAGCCGCAGGAAAATGTCGCAATCATCGCGGACAATCGATTGGAATGGATCAAAACGGATCTGGCGGTTTTGTTTTCCGGAGCGGCCGATGTTCCGAGGGGAAGCGATGCGACCATACAGGATATGGAATACATTCTTTCCCACGCGGATTGTAGAATCGTCTTTCTCGAAAATCAGAACGTATACAAAAAATTGAATGCGATTAGGGACAAACTTCCGAAGTTGGAATTTGTCATTTTGATCGAAGGAACTCCCGAAATTTTTCGAGAAGGAAAAACGCTATCCTTTCGAAAAATTTTAGAGGAAGGAACTCAACTTTCCAAACAAAAGGTTTTGTCGAGGATCGACGAGATCGAATCGGAAGATCTGCTCACTCTGATTTATACTTCTGGAACCACGGGCAATCCGAAAGGTGTGATGTTGACTCACGCGAATATTCTTTCGCAAATTCGGAACATACCGTTGGGTTTAAAGAGGGAAGACAAAATTCTTTCCATACTTCCGGTTTGGCATATCTTCGAGAGAATTTTTGAAATCGTTTCCATCACTTTCGGTTGTAAGACCTATTACACAAATATTCGATCTCTAAAGGAAGATTTACAGATCGTAAAGCCGACGTTTATGGCTTCCGCGCCAAGGCTCTGGGAAAGTATCTTTCAAGGGATCCAATCCAAACTTCAAGGTATGGAAGGTGTTAGTAAATTGTTGTTTCTCGCTGCGCTTAAGACCAATCGAACTCGATATAGACACGGCTCGGTTTTAAAAAATTTAAAACTAAAAATGCTTCCTGACTCGTTGGCGATCTCATTTATTAAAAAACTTTATTCTTTTCTAATATTCTCCATCGTAACGGTTCCGGCGAAACTTTTGGATCGGATCGTTTTAAAAAAAGTAAGACAGGCGACAGGTGGAAATTTAAAGGCCAGCGTTTCCGGAGGAGGGGCGCTTCCAGAGCACGTAGACGAACTTTTTAACTCGATCGGAATTCCGGTATTGGAAGGTTACGGCTTAACCGAGACGAGCCCGATTCTTTCTATGAGAACTCCGGAGGAGCTGATCGTAGGAACGGTTGGAAAGATTTTTCCGCAGACTGAAATCAGAATCGTGGACATCAACACCGGGAAAAATATTTATCCGGGTTCCAATCCTTTCGGTAAAAAAGGGGAACTGATAGTACGAGGTCCTCAAGTTATGAAAGGTTATTATAAGAATCTCGAGGCTACCGAAAAAGTTTTACAAGACGGTTGGTTCAAGACGGGGGATCTCGCAGTACTAACCGCAAATTTTTGTTTAAAGATCGTGGGGAGAATCAAAGAAACAATCGTACTTTCTAACGGAGAAAATTTAGAGCCGGTTCCGATCGAAGCGAAATTGCAGGAATCCCCTTTTATCGAATCTTGTATGGTGGTCGGGCAGGATAAAAAATTTCCGGGAGTGTTGGTAGTTCCCAATTTTCAAAATTTAAAAGAATACGGTGGAGATCTCGCCGCCATTTGCAAACATCCGGAAGTAAAAACGTTAATCCGAACTGAAATTTCGAAGATGATCAGCGATCAAAACGGTTTTAAATCTTTTGAAAGAATCGGGGGTTTTAGTCTTCTTGATCGTTCTTGGGAAAAGGGAGAAGAGCTGACGGCAAAACTTTCTCTCAAGAGATTCTTGATTACCGAGAAATATTCCAAACAAATAGATCAAATCTATGAAAATGGAAAATAA
- a CDS encoding AraC family transcriptional regulator — MADKKRALVLRIVEPKWIELYGYASSLCAFLIGVMLGVSRRNSLSLKIGSFLFISISIWLVQLHLFISGTLIRFPELVFLHVPFAIFSGPLFYLFIQSVFEEEFLWKRTQWIHIVFVLILSFFFLPIALIPKEDKVELFQKNLSVISPALKYYILFFLNMSYIVPGIYIAFSFRLLLNTRILFSAGKEKALFVFYVILGIFAVSMSFTFSGFRMDLTFLKAIGAVGFSTGVFLVFILLSRYPDFLDLVSRDIREIQRKQNRIHSDLSESALEKIKYLFEVEKIYLNDDLSLKSLGNRLSLRPDQLSQVVNDSYGMNFNRFLNYYRIQEAIRILKEDPDAKIIHVAMSCGFNSKSSFNESFRRETGTTPTEYFKKKSMES, encoded by the coding sequence TTGGCAGATAAGAAACGGGCGTTAGTTTTGCGAATCGTGGAACCCAAGTGGATCGAGTTGTATGGATATGCGAGTTCTCTTTGCGCCTTTTTGATCGGGGTGATGCTGGGAGTGAGTCGAAGGAATTCTCTCTCTTTAAAGATCGGATCGTTTCTTTTTATCTCGATCTCCATTTGGTTGGTACAGCTTCACCTTTTTATCTCGGGAACCTTGATTCGATTTCCGGAACTTGTCTTCTTACACGTTCCTTTTGCGATCTTTTCCGGTCCCTTGTTTTATTTGTTTATCCAATCCGTTTTTGAAGAAGAATTTTTGTGGAAGCGAACTCAGTGGATACATATCGTTTTCGTTTTGATCCTGTCTTTTTTCTTTCTTCCCATCGCTCTGATACCTAAGGAAGATAAGGTCGAACTCTTTCAAAAAAATCTTTCGGTGATATCTCCGGCTCTCAAATACTATATTCTATTTTTCTTAAATATGAGCTATATAGTTCCAGGAATATATATCGCGTTTTCATTTCGTTTATTATTGAACACGAGAATTCTTTTCTCGGCCGGGAAGGAGAAGGCACTTTTTGTATTTTATGTGATTCTTGGAATTTTTGCCGTCTCGATGTCGTTTACATTTTCCGGATTTAGAATGGACTTGACGTTCTTAAAAGCGATCGGGGCCGTAGGTTTTTCGACGGGAGTTTTTTTGGTTTTCATTCTTCTTTCCCGTTATCCGGACTTCTTAGATCTCGTAAGCAGAGATATTCGAGAGATTCAAAGAAAACAAAATCGAATCCATTCGGATCTTTCGGAATCCGCTTTGGAAAAAATAAAATATTTATTCGAAGTCGAAAAAATCTATCTCAACGACGATCTTTCATTGAAGTCCTTAGGAAACCGACTTTCCCTTCGGCCGGATCAACTTTCACAGGTAGTAAACGATTCTTATGGAATGAACTTCAATCGATTTCTAAACTATTATAGAATTCAGGAAGCGATTCGAATTTTAAAAGAAGATCCGGACGCGAAGATCATTCACGTTGCGATGAGTTGCGGATTTAACAGCAAGAGTTCGTTTAACGAATCCTTTCGAAGAGAAACGGGAACAACTCCGACTGAATATTTTAAAAAAAAGAGTATGGAATCATGA
- a CDS encoding ACP S-malonyltransferase: protein MAIANFLTQVKTGGGKLFLQFGGQGSPFLKELSKLYESEPSLKEFFDISFKTIAEEVPSLDKKIIYGGYDFESWVKNPDTAPDENYLCSAPVSIVGIFLTQIANYVAFTNKGFPVSELISNSIGVTGHSQGVIASALIALGKEGADFYSAYAKFLKFVLYIGYRAQELVGPYNPSEALIKANEEVGDKQPSPMVAVIGYLQKELEDRVKQTNEALGLSGSKAIYVSLFNTPDSNIVSGTPESLLELRKKFKAEMDEKKVKFVYLKTTAPFHSPHMEDTNKTVPLDMERIGFDFKGSDLKTPVFSIFDGRNMQSDDGIGLPLFREMLIKTLYWDKAVKTFVNTPNVTGIDFGPSVVSQKLTQANMGTSENKIYAVSSPKDIKVLLA from the coding sequence ATGGCAATCGCAAACTTTCTGACTCAAGTCAAGACAGGAGGAGGCAAACTCTTTCTGCAATTTGGAGGACAAGGATCTCCGTTCTTGAAAGAACTCTCCAAACTTTATGAATCCGAGCCGTCTCTTAAAGAATTCTTCGACATTTCTTTTAAAACTATCGCTGAAGAAGTTCCAAGTCTAGATAAGAAGATCATCTACGGCGGTTACGATTTCGAAAGCTGGGTAAAAAACCCCGATACGGCTCCCGATGAAAACTATCTCTGCAGCGCTCCCGTTTCTATCGTCGGAATCTTTCTTACCCAAATCGCAAACTACGTCGCGTTCACTAACAAAGGGTTTCCAGTTTCCGAATTGATCTCCAATTCGATCGGAGTCACCGGTCATAGCCAGGGAGTTATCGCTTCCGCACTGATCGCGCTCGGTAAAGAAGGAGCCGACTTCTATTCTGCATATGCAAAATTCTTAAAGTTCGTTTTGTATATCGGCTATAGAGCGCAAGAACTCGTCGGACCTTACAATCCTTCCGAAGCTCTTATCAAAGCAAACGAAGAAGTCGGAGACAAACAACCTTCACCGATGGTTGCGGTAATCGGTTATTTACAAAAAGAACTAGAAGACAGAGTAAAACAAACAAACGAAGCTCTGGGTCTTAGCGGAAGTAAGGCCATTTACGTAAGTCTTTTCAACACTCCGGATTCCAACATCGTTTCCGGAACCCCGGAATCTCTTTTAGAACTTCGTAAAAAGTTCAAAGCGGAAATGGACGAGAAAAAAGTGAAATTCGTTTATCTGAAAACGACCGCCCCTTTTCATTCTCCTCACATGGAAGATACGAACAAAACCGTTCCTTTGGATATGGAAAGAATCGGATTCGATTTTAAAGGTTCCGATCTGAAAACTCCCGTCTTCTCGATCTTTGACGGAAGAAACATGCAATCCGACGACGGAATCGGTCTTCCCCTCTTCAGAGAAATGTTGATCAAAACTCTTTATTGGGACAAAGCCGTAAAAACTTTTGTAAACACGCCTAACGTTACCGGTATCGACTTTGGACCGAGTGTCGTGAGTCAAAAACTGACTCAGGCAAACATGGGAACTTCCGAGAATAAAATCTACGCGGTTTCCAGTCCTAAGGATATCAAGGTTCTTCTGGCCTGA
- a CDS encoding DUF2779 domain-containing protein — MNSGKGVRSACLETDKFSMKTEYILPNQEKPGTYEIVILKASSSFKKQHIQEIAFQKFVAQEAGFPISKCTLIFVNSKYFYEGKIQAEGFFTRKDVTAETALKDKETKELAYSLYDLLSRKNRPARYMSRMCSHPRNCSYPEICLTPKIPGDIFTLREGKDESGRLYEKGILNLKDIQETENLTHRQKTQIQAMQTGKPFTNQKVFSEFLSKIRYPIYFLDFESINPPIPVYLNSYPFQHVPFLFSLHILREDLSQEPESLFYIDDGITDPRKGILEKLEQWMLPGGTILCFNDKFERRCLEESATAFPEYKPWLKTIQDDFVDLAKPFWEYDYYHPDQKGSTSLKTILPVITGKSYKDLGIKSGQMANSEFLRVKTESLSDSEKQEIEKNLIQYCKLDTYAMVLILRKIKEWAEAV; from the coding sequence TTGAATTCCGGAAAAGGAGTTCGATCCGCCTGCTTGGAAACTGACAAATTTTCTATGAAGACGGAATATATTCTTCCAAATCAAGAGAAACCCGGAACTTATGAAATTGTCATCCTCAAGGCGTCCAGTTCATTCAAAAAACAACATATTCAAGAAATTGCATTTCAAAAGTTCGTCGCGCAAGAGGCTGGTTTTCCGATTTCAAAATGTACTTTGATCTTCGTAAATTCTAAGTATTTTTACGAAGGAAAAATTCAAGCCGAAGGATTTTTTACACGAAAGGATGTAACGGCGGAAACGGCGTTAAAAGATAAAGAAACAAAGGAACTCGCGTATTCTTTATACGACCTTTTATCCAGAAAAAACCGCCCCGCTCGTTATATGAGTCGAATGTGTTCCCATCCCAGAAACTGTTCTTATCCGGAAATCTGTCTTACGCCGAAGATTCCGGGGGATATCTTTACGCTTCGTGAAGGAAAAGACGAATCGGGAAGACTTTACGAAAAAGGAATCTTAAATCTAAAGGACATTCAAGAAACGGAGAATCTTACACACCGTCAAAAAACGCAGATACAGGCCATGCAAACGGGCAAACCGTTTACTAATCAAAAAGTTTTTTCCGAATTTTTGAGCAAGATTCGATATCCGATTTACTTTTTGGATTTCGAATCGATCAATCCGCCGATTCCGGTTTATCTGAATTCTTATCCGTTCCAACACGTTCCGTTTTTATTTTCATTACATATCCTTCGTGAAGATCTTTCCCAAGAACCGGAAAGTTTGTTTTATATCGACGACGGGATCACGGATCCAAGAAAAGGAATCTTAGAAAAACTGGAACAGTGGATGTTGCCCGGCGGAACGATTCTTTGTTTTAACGATAAGTTTGAAAGAAGATGTCTGGAAGAATCGGCGACTGCGTTTCCCGAATACAAACCTTGGCTCAAAACGATCCAAGACGACTTTGTAGATTTGGCAAAACCGTTTTGGGAATACGATTACTATCATCCCGATCAAAAGGGAAGCACCTCTTTAAAAACGATTCTTCCCGTGATCACGGGAAAGTCGTATAAGGATCTTGGAATCAAATCCGGTCAAATGGCAAATTCCGAATTCTTAAGAGTCAAAACGGAATCACTTTCCGATTCCGAAAAACAAGAGATCGAAAAAAATCTGATTCAATACTGCAAGTTGGATACATACGCGATGGTCTTGATTCTTCGCAAAATCAAAGAATGGGCCGAAGCCGTCTGA
- a CDS encoding argininosuccinate synthase, whose translation MAQSKPVKKIVLAYSGGLDTSVILTWLKETYGCEVIAFTADVGQKEELSGLEEKGIKTGASKVYIQDLRLEFARDFIFPAIQGNALYEMRYLLGTSLARPLIAKAMVEVAEKEGADAFAHGATGKGNDQVRFELGVKSLAPEKTIIAPWRIWEFGGRADLIEYAKSKGIPVPVTAEKPYSMDRNLMHISYEGGILEDPYREPDEKMFLLTTSPEKAPDSPEYVELDFQEGNCVAVNGKKLNPLEVMETLNTIAGKHGVGRVDIVENRLVGIKSRGVYETPGGTVLFIAHRDLESITIDRDTQHHKDKLSIELAELIYNGHWFSSRMKAVRAFVSETQRYVTGTVKVKMYKGTCSVVGRKSSVSLYNPEMATFEKEELYNQKDAEGFINIYGLPAQETARLRKK comes from the coding sequence ATGGCGCAAAGCAAACCAGTTAAGAAAATCGTCCTAGCTTACTCAGGCGGGTTGGATACATCCGTAATTCTAACCTGGCTGAAAGAAACATACGGCTGCGAAGTAATCGCTTTTACCGCGGACGTAGGTCAAAAAGAAGAACTTTCCGGATTGGAAGAGAAAGGAATTAAAACCGGCGCTTCCAAGGTCTACATCCAGGACCTCCGTTTGGAATTCGCGAGAGATTTTATTTTTCCAGCCATTCAAGGCAACGCCCTCTATGAGATGCGTTATCTTTTAGGAACTTCTTTAGCAAGACCTCTGATCGCAAAAGCCATGGTAGAAGTTGCCGAAAAAGAAGGCGCGGACGCATTCGCTCACGGAGCGACCGGAAAAGGAAACGATCAGGTTCGTTTCGAACTCGGAGTTAAGTCCTTGGCTCCCGAAAAAACTATCATCGCTCCGTGGAGAATTTGGGAATTCGGCGGAAGAGCCGATCTCATCGAATACGCTAAGTCAAAAGGAATTCCAGTTCCCGTTACGGCTGAAAAACCGTATTCCATGGACAGAAATCTAATGCATATTTCCTACGAGGGCGGCATATTAGAAGATCCTTATAGAGAACCCGATGAGAAAATGTTTCTTTTGACAACTTCTCCCGAAAAGGCTCCGGACTCTCCCGAATACGTAGAACTCGATTTTCAAGAAGGAAACTGCGTCGCGGTCAACGGCAAAAAATTAAATCCTCTCGAAGTAATGGAAACGCTAAACACGATCGCGGGTAAACACGGAGTGGGAAGAGTTGATATCGTGGAAAATAGACTCGTTGGTATCAAATCGAGAGGCGTCTACGAAACTCCGGGCGGAACCGTATTATTCATTGCTCATAGAGATTTAGAATCCATCACGATCGATAGAGATACACAACATCATAAAGATAAGTTGTCCATAGAATTAGCGGAACTCATCTACAACGGACACTGGTTCTCTTCCAGAATGAAGGCGGTTCGCGCTTTTGTTTCCGAAACACAGAGATACGTAACCGGAACCGTAAAGGTGAAAATGTACAAAGGAACTTGTTCCGTTGTGGGAAGAAAATCATCAGTTTCTCTTTACAATCCCGAAATGGCAACCTTTGAAAAAGAAGAATTGTATAACCAAAAAGACGCGGAAGGTTTTATCAATATCTACGGACTCCCAGCGCAAGAAACGGCTAGGCTTCGGAAAAAATGA